A window of Macrotis lagotis isolate mMagLag1 chromosome 1, bilby.v1.9.chrom.fasta, whole genome shotgun sequence genomic DNA:
CATAGCAGAAGGACCTCAGGTTATTTTATGTGATTAAGTATtgatatcaaataataaattagatTCTTGTTATATACTTTAAAAGAAGAAGAGGCAATAAACAAAGTTTTGCtacttgacttaaaaaaaaatcatgtttgtaGTTTTCTTTCCCTGCTTAACTTGCaggtttttccttttcatttttttttaaatttgtatacaCTAACTTTGTATTATAATAGTGACAATAGCTCGTGTTTACATGGTGCTTTTCAGTTTTACAAAATGTAATTGAatacattacctcatttgaacctcacattAGCCCTTTGAAGTAGGTGCTACTTAATATTGTTATCTtagatttacagatgaggcaactgaggctcagagaaactGAATCTGATGATTACAGGAGTAAATGTTGAAGTCACATTCATAGTCAGATTCCAGGACTCACATCTTCCAGTTTGGCCTGCTGCTTTTCAACCACATATGAAAAGTTAATTCTTCAATTGTACATCCTCCTAAACACCTAAATACAGTTTAAAATCAGTGATAATCAttatgtaaatgttaattttgtagattttgctatctcatttttaaagtaaatattttctttccagaTATTGGTTGGATCTAGCTTGGGTGGCTGGCTGATGCTTCATGCTGCAATTGCACGCCCAGAAAAGGTAGTGGCTCTCATTGGTATAGCTACAGCAGTAGACATCTGGATAACAAAATTTAATCAACTTTCTGTTGAAGTAAgtaaatatgtatttgtgtgtttatgtatagacatacatatatatttatatattatatataatatatataaataatatataaatatattatatatatatatatatatatatatatatatatacatatatacacacacagagaaagagcaAGGCGATGGTGATGACTCAAAAGCATGCTTATTAATACCATGtacttttttcttctaacttttctaatttttcacgTCCCTCCTTGCTTATTCTTGTTCCCTTTTAAACAGTCTCTTAGCTATTACAACTTCTTACTTCAAGgttctcttcattttgttttcttatgtgTTCAAAGCCTTTTTGTCAGATTTTATCTGGAATCACACATGATCACTTTCTCAAATTGCTTCTGTGGTATGTCTCTTTCTTTACTAATCACATTACTTTATTTTACCCACATCTTTTGGAATCTTTTGCACCTGTCCATTTTTGTTCTTTGGATTTCACCCTTGTTTGTTGCTTCAACATTCATTTGGTTCCTTTTTTCCACTTCTTATATAAATGTTTCATGATGCTAACTTTGTTTAGTTTAGTACTTAGACAAATTTGTGACAGAGATGAAGTGTCTGAATTaacagaaataactgaacaaataggGCTCTACAAGCTacgctaattaaaaaaaaatgtggattaCAGCCAGGCAAATGAGAACTTCTTCACTAAATGTCAGGTTGCAAGTGGCAACACTTTCCTCTTAGGCCAAGAGTCAACAGCCTTAGTTTTGCTTGGGTATACTGCTGATATAtcagaagatacaaagaaaaggaaagaaaggagagtgaaaaGATGAAAGTGTTAGCAGCAGTATTTTCTTTAGTTCTCAATCACTGATCCTTTTGCCATAAGTTACCTGATGAGTGCTCCTTATCTGTTCAGTTGGATGACCACAACCTTTTTGAAAAAAAGCTCCTCTCCACCTCCCTTTTCAGCCAATTCCAAACTTCTCTCTCTACCCTTCCCCAtaaacatctctttttttttttagttttttttttttagttttttgcaaggcaaatggggttaagtggcttgcccaagaccacacagctaggtaattattaagtgtctgagaccagatttgaacccaagtactcctgactccaaggccggtgctttatccactacaccacctagccgccccccccataAACATCTCTTAAGAAATCTTACATACCTTTAATTTATGTATGAGTGATTCCTTATTGGGAGAAGACTTGTAAATCTATTTCACTGTgctgaattagatttttttttgtaatcagaTATTTCAGTAACAACTATAAGGGCTAGGCATCTTGCTAGGTAGTGGTAATCTACACACTACAAAAATATGATCTTAGAGAAAAATCTTCTAAAACCccccttgtaattttttttatcttaaatactggatttatttcctttgtattggggagaatattaatgtttttaccattaaatttaatgtttttcccattattaaatgatccatttaaaaatacatagaattggggcagctaggtggtgcagtggatagagcaccgaccctggagtcaggaggacctgagttcacatccagcctagACACTTAAttgtccagctgtgtgaccttggacaagtcacttaaccccattgccttaaataaattttaaaaaattttaaaaatacatagaatcaGGAGAAGAAGCCATAGTAATAATTTCAACTTGAAATTTAACATACTGATCAAAATGACATAAATATATGTTGCTTATGCATAATGCCTTCCCATcatataataggtatttaataagtaaatgaaaaaacatttattaaatgcttattatttttaaagcactgtGCTTAGCACCAGGGATACAAGTTGAAAAGCAGGGAACTTGTAgtttaatgaaggagacaacacaTTTGGAAGGTTTCAGCTGCAGGTCAGATGGAAAAGTACCATCATCCAACAGAAGTCAATTCTTcattaatgtcatttccactaaTCATATCAGCTTCTGATATTGACCTCCTTGATAGGAGCATGGACTTTGATGGCAAGAACTCTCTTTTCCGGGTCTTCAGGAGTTGTGCCTGGAGCACTTTATAGGGGCAGCAACCCCATTGCATCTCCACATCTGAGAGTGCAGGGTTGGAAGCATTTTTGTTCTCAGTGCTCTTGGACCCATTCTCTTggaccatatacatatatatgcatgcatacacaaaTAGATATATCTTATTCCACTATTCAAGTATCAGCTCCTTGAGAATGGGAACTTTActttattcattctttatatGCCCTCTACATTTTGAAATTaagtactttttttccttaaacattTTTCAGTAGATGAAGtttgattcttttctatttttattcttaaattagGGTACAGccacatgatatttgaattttaaatactAAAGCAATGATATTtggttgtttttctcttttcttagtcTTTACAGTTTGTAATTATGGAATGTTGAACATAAGTGCATATTTTAAAGTCCTGACTTTTttctaacaggaaaaaaaagatgtggaaATGAAAGGTACATGGGAGATGCCATCAAAATACAGTAACAATGGAATTTATGTCTTCAAGTACAGTTTCATTAAAGAGGCAGAATTCCACTGCTTGTTAAATGGCCCTATCCCTGTGACGTGTCCTGTGAGATTGCTCCATGGCATGAAGGATGATGTCATTCCATGGCAAACTTCCATGAAGGTTGCTGACCAAGTGATCAGTACAGATGTAGATGTCATCCTCCGTAAAAATAGTGACCATCGAATGAAGGAGAATGAGGACATTAAACTTCTTGTGTATACAATTGATGATTTAATTGATAAGCTTACCACCTCAAATTGAGTTTATGGTTGCACAAATATACACTTTATTGTGTGGTGACCAAAATCCTATTTTTAATTGAAGTGGCAGACTGATGAATCAGGAAGTCTTTAAGGGGTGACAAATGAAAAGTAGTGGTCTATAAGTTTTTTTCTCCTACCTCCATATTGTAAATACTATATAAGGATTTTCTTAATGCAACATTTGCACACTTGGTCAATTGTGAATAAAGTATAGGTTGTTTTTGgaaatctttttctctttgcttttttccctaaactttttttattataatgtttcctacactatttttttttaccaagaaaatgttTGTGTTGACTGTGTCAACGGTTATATTTGGTTAGTGCTTCTTGAATTGTAAAATAaagcttagtttttttttatttatgcccATTAACTATGAAGATTTGTGAAATAATTGTAGTAGTTTTATGTTCGGATAtacaaattaacaaaatttacCAAAATGGCTCAGTgaaattgaaatttgaaaaagtCTGGTTATAATAAAGTTCAAAATTTAAAGGGTtctaacttttataaaatgttattgaTAGAATCTGTAGGATCGTTTAAGGTtatcagaaaattatttcaagtatcttcataataatgttttcctttgaagttattttggtttgttttatttagaAGTTTATTTTACTTAGAAATCATATTTAAGTCTACTTCAAAATTTCAAGAAtgcattatttaattaatatgtGTACTTAGGCTGATGCATCTTGTAACCCTTCCATGCTTTCatgaattcttaaaattaaagagTTCAGTATCTAACGGTAAACCCTTTGAATAAACCTTGTCAAACTTATCTGTTGCTGGCTTAGCCTAGGACTGCCACAGCCTATCCTTTAATGGCATGGCCTTCAAGAATTATGGGTTACTTCTACATTAACAGACTTGTTTTTAAGATTTGAAGAATAAGACTGTTTTTATCTCTGTATCCCTTCTGCCTTGCACAGAGGTACTTAATATGTTCTTGGTGATTTGGAGAAAATATCTTGCCATGTCACTAATGACAAATGAGGCTAATATAAGGTTACACTTACCCTGGTTAAATTTTCAAGTCTTTGatgtggatttaaaaaaatctacctcAGATATGTAGTTGAATAACAATTCAGTAAGGTTGTAGGGAGAAGGTTGTAGACTACAAATTCAGTGAGTCAGCGAAGGGAACAAGGTAGCCAAAAAAGTCAGTGCTTTCCTTAACATAAGCATAtgttatatacatagatatatcgatagatatagatatagatatatatacacacatatgtggatatatatacatatacatatatataacataagGTTAGTGCTTCTTGAATTGTAAAATCTTGGTTTTTGTTATTTATGCCCATTAACTATTGTCTACTTCATTTATATAACAGTTCCCCACACTGTCCTGGGCCCTCTCTATACTACCTTTTCTGGTCacctaattaataataataataactggcatttatgtAGCATCTACTTTAtgtaagaattttacaaatatctcatttgattgtcacaacaacCCAGGGTGACAAATGcttttatcatccccatttaacagttgaggaaacaagcAAAGAGATGTGGCTCAAAAGGAGTTaatagggggtggctagttggccctggagtcaggagtacctgagttcaaatctggcctcagacacttaataattgacctagctgtgtggccttgggcaagccacttaaccacattgccttgcaaaaacaaaatcaaaccaaaaaaaagagttaatagtCTCTTCATATGACTCCCAGTTCTATATGTCAGTCTCAGCCTCTTCCCTGAGCTTTAGTCCTGCATCATcagatacatatttttatatgaaatttcaAACCTGCTATTCTGGAGActtgttaaaatttaaattttactaaATTAAGATTTAATTTTAACTAAATTGGAAATTTCCAAGACAGAACTTACTTTTTTCCATAAACACTCTACCTTCAAACTTTTCCATCTGTTGAAGACCCTACTGTTCTTTAAGTCTCCCAGGTTCATAACCTTTGCATTATCGGTGATTATTCATTGTCCCTTGCTTCAGATATCTAATCAGtgcttttttctatcttttcaatATCTCTTTTGTTTACCTCCATCTCTCTACTTGCCCCATCACTACCTTAGTTCATGTCCTTCTGTCCTCTTGACAAGATAATTTCAGTGACCTAATCTCCTTATCTCAAGTTTCCTTACTAGTCCATACTGCATTTTGCTACCTTAGTGATTTTTCTATGTGTGTCTCTCCCCTACTCTGTAAACTCTAGTGACTCCCTTTGGTCTCCAGTATAAGATAAATATTTAACTTTGCACCCTCTCAACCTGACCACTATTTACCTTTTCAGCTGCACTGTACATTACTCAATGTCTTctaacatgttccaaaatatttatagcaactttttgtattggcaaagaactggaaattgaagggatgcccatcaattggggaatggttgaacaagttgtggtatgttaTGGGGTACTActattctataaaaaatcatgaataaGGCAGCTAGCTATGTGatgaagtagataaagcactggccttgaagtcaggaggacctgagttcaaatatgagctcagataagtaataattacctagctgtgtgaccttgggcaagtcacttaaccccactgccttgccagaaaacaagacaaaacatgAATAGTCaagctctagagaagcatggaaagaattacaggaactgatgctgagcaaagggagcaaagccaagagaatattgtgcacattaataacaacattgtgaattgatcaccTTAATGGATGcagttctcagcagttcagagagctaggacaaccctgggagacctattacagagaatgttatccacatccagactaagaaaaacaaacaaaacaaaacaaaatctgaacactaattttgctttttaaaaatttatcttatatttttccttcctagtacgttttctttcttttcctagtcCTAATTTCACAtacagaaaattactaatctgtaaaacatgttaaacacaaatgtatctGTATAATGTTCACCatactgtttgctgctgagggaagggaggtgggaagggagggtggaaggaaattatttaacttataaatatgcatatgcatgtggatgaatgttgaaaagctttcacagtatgcaattggaaaaataagatatcaattgaaaaaaagaaacaaaaaaaatttggggggcagctaggtggcgcagtggataaagcacctgccctggagtcaggagtacctgggttcaaatccggtctcagacacttaataattacctagctgtgtggccttggacaagccacttaaccccattgccttgcaaaaaaaacaaacaaacctaaaaaaagaaaaatttaaaaaaaaaacatgaaataccCCATCTGTTGaatcaatggaaaggggagaaagttatgaccaaagaagaaatagagaatattataaattgaaaaatggatgattttgacttatttaattaaaaaaagttttgcagtAATAAACCAATGCATCCAAGATGAaaaagaatgcagaaagctgggaaacaatattcacagctagtggctctgataaaggtctcatttctaaaatatatagagaaatgaatcaaatttataagatttcatgacattccccaattgataaatggttaaagtaatttgcagatgaagaaattaaagctatatatagtcatatgaaaaaatgttccaaattattactgattagagaaatgcaaattaaaacaactatgagaggggcagctaggtggcgcagtgaatagagcaccagccctggagtcaggagtacttgagttcaaatctggcctcagacacttaataattacctgtgtggccttgggcaaggcacttaaccccattgccttgcaaaaacctaaaaaaaaaccccaaaaactatgaggtaccaccttacacatatcagattggctaagatgataaaaggggaaaatgatcagtgttggacaGGATGttggaagattgggacattgatgtactgttggtgtagttgtgaactgatccagccattccagagagcaatatggaactatgcccaaagatcaataaaccaatactaggcttatatacaaaagaaatcataaaaaatgggaaaagtcccacttgttccaaaatatttgttgcagccctttttgtaatgacaacaaattaaaaaatgaggagatgcccatcaattgaggaatgattgaacaagttttTGGCGTATGAATATTATGgtatgttattgttctataagaaaccatgaattatcagactctagagaagtatagaaaaaattaaatggactgatgatgatgattaacaaagggagcagaatcaaaacaacattgtacacattaacaacaacattgtgagttgatcagttatgatggatgcagctcctctcagcagttcagaaaaccctgggagacctgttatggatagtgccatccaaatccagagggGGGAGAAACCCACAGAAGCTGAACATATATTATGTTCGCTTTTATAAAACTTCTCTCATATAAAACTTCTCTTTCCTTActatctcttggttttctttcttttcctttagtcctaattcttctttcacaaaatgactaatatgtaaatgtgttgAACACAAATTTAtaagtacaacttttaccagactgttgaCTGCCTGAGGGAgggggaaggtagaaaaatgtgtaacatatagatttgcaaatggatgaatgttgaaaaaccatCATAATAAggtattggaaaaataaagtaaaatatcaaaaaaataaaggttacaaaaaaaattttggtgGATCCCAGTATGATTTTCATAGACTGAAAATTCTTCACTAGAGAGAATACAGGGAACTTCCTATCAAAGTGCCTAGAATCCAGTGAATTGTTTATTTGTTgactaaatataatttttcctttcattatagCAAAAATCTTTCTAATTCTGAATCCAGAGGCATAGCAATATGAATTTGGAAAATATCTGAGTTgcagaatgtttcttttttaaagaaactacTATATTTCACCCACTGCATCCCAGAGCCATCTCTAGGCATCTTTACTTTTACCTTtctctggacttcaatgactttgGAAAAGAGCAAGACTGATGGCTCTGTCTCTGCTAAATCCAATTGATGTACAAATCAAGACATTTCCTGTGATGTTTTAATcccctttgaaaatgaaggataaacaactatttttggggggaaaaacatTTGTTTAGGAATTATAAACTATGATTTAAAGAAAGCTACTGAAGTAGGgaaatagtggatagagaataTATTTTATAGCTGTTAGTGCCCTCTGCACCGA
This region includes:
- the ABHD10 gene encoding palmitoyl-protein thioesterase ABHD10, mitochondrial isoform X1 codes for the protein MAGGGWLLTSALARRRCWDWAGFSLGPAALLSRSVERTARRPPVCRWKSDLSFLNRPDLPNLAYKKLKGKTPGVIFIPGYFSNMNGTKAVAIEEFCKSVGHTFIRLSSHLMFKHLLGPFPFHLIILYNSRNVRFDYTGCGSSDGNFEECTVGKWRKDVLSIMDDIAEGPQILVGSSLGGWLMLHAAIARPEKVVALIGIATAVDIWITKFNQLSVEEKKDVEMKGTWEMPSKYSNNGIYVFKYSFIKEAEFHCLLNGPIPVTCPVRLLHGMKDDVIPWQTSMKVADQVISTDVDVILRKNSDHRMKENEDIKLLVYTIDDLIDKLTTSN
- the ABHD10 gene encoding palmitoyl-protein thioesterase ABHD10, mitochondrial isoform X2 produces the protein MAGGGWLLTSALARRRCWDWAGFSLGPAALLSRSVERTARRPPVCRWKSDLSFLNRPDLPNLAYKKLKGKTPGVIFIPGYFSNMNGTKAVAIEEFCKSVGHTFIRFDYTGCGSSDGNFEECTVGKWRKDVLSIMDDIAEGPQILVGSSLGGWLMLHAAIARPEKVVALIGIATAVDIWITKFNQLSVEEKKDVEMKGTWEMPSKYSNNGIYVFKYSFIKEAEFHCLLNGPIPVTCPVRLLHGMKDDVIPWQTSMKVADQVISTDVDVILRKNSDHRMKENEDIKLLVYTIDDLIDKLTTSN